TCGCGCGGGCCGGTGTCGGCCTCGACAACGTCGACATCAAGGCTGCGACCGCGGCCGGCGTCATGGTCGTCAACGCCCCGACGTCGAACATCGTCTCCGCCGCCGAGCTGACGGTCGGCCACATCCTCAGCCTCGCCCGCCGGATCCCGGCCGCGCACGCCTCGCTCTCCGCCGGCCAGTGGAAGCGCAGCTCCTTCACCGGTGCCGAGCTCTTCGAGAAGACCGTCGGCATCGTCGGACTCGGCCGGATCGGCGCCCTCGTCGCCGCTCGCCTGGCCGCCTTCGACATGCGCGTCGTCGCGTACGACCCCTACGTCACCTCGGCGCGCGCCCAGCAGCTCGGCGTGCAGCTCCTCTCGCTGGACGAGCTCGTCGCCGAAGCCGACTTCCTCACGATCCACATGCCCAAGACCCCGGAGACGACGGGCATGATCGGCGCCGAGCAGTTCGCCGCCATGAAGCCGACCGCCTTCGTCGTGAACGTCGCCCGCGGCGGGCTCATCGACGAGGAGGCGCTGCACGAAGCTCTCGTCGCCGGTGAGATCGCCGGTGCGGGTCTGGACGTCTTCACTTCCGAGCCCCCGGCCGAGGGAGGCAGCGCCCGTGCCCTGCTCGACCTCCCGAACGTCGTCGTCACGCCGCACCTCGGTGCGAGCACGGAAGAGGCACAGGAGAAGGCCGGCGTCTCGGTCGCGCGCTCGGTGCGGCTCGCGCTCGGCGGTGACCTCGTCCCGGATGCGGTCAACGTCGCGGGCGGCGTCATCGACCCGTACGTGCGTCCCGGCATCTCGCTCGTGGAGAAGCTCGGTCAGATCTTCGCCGCACTGGCCACGTCGCCGCTCACGAGCCTCGACGTCGAGGTGCACGGCGAGCTCAACGACTACGACGTGAGCGTGCTCAAGCTCGCCGCCCTCAAGGGTGTCTTCACGAACATCGTGAGCGAGACCGTGTCGTACGTGAACGCGCCCCTCCTGGCGGAGCAGCGCGGCATCGCGGTGCGCCTGCTCAAGGACGACGTGAGCGAGGAGTACCGGAACGTCATCACCCTCACGGGGGCGCTGTCCGACGGAACGCAGCTCTCGGTGTCGGGCACGCTGACCGGACCGAAGCAGGCCGAGAAGCTCGTCGGCATCAACGACCACGCCCTGGAGCTGCCGATCGAGAAGCACCACGTCGTGATGCTCTACACCGACCGTCCCGGCATCGTCGCCGTCTACGGGCAGAAGTTCGGCGAGGCCGGGATCAACATCGCCGGCATGCAGATCTCGCGGCTCGCGGCGGGCGATCAGGCGCTCAGCGTGCTGACGCTCGACTCGCCCGTGTCCGAGGAGCTGCTGGACGACGTGCGCGGTGCCATCGACGCCGACCTCTTCCGTCAGATCGAGATCACCGAGGTCTGACACCGCAGAGCGGGGGAGAAGGGCGGGAGCGCGAGGCTCCCGCCCTTCTCCGTACCCGCAGCCTTGTCCGGCGTCAGGCGGTGGCGCGCAGCACGAGGGCGATGAGATCGGCGAGCTCGTCGCTGCGCGGGACCAGGCGCTCCGGCCCGTGCACGTCGAGCGAGTTGTTGAAGTAGAGGCCGTCGCTCACGAGCATCACGAGGTCGAGGCTGGCGGTGTCGCGGACGTGCGGACGGATCGTCTCCGCCCAGCGACGCCGGGTATCCCGGAGCATGTCGGACGCGGCGGTCGAGCCGCCCTGGGCCAGCCGGGTCGTGGCGATGAGCGCCCGATCGAGGGCGTCGTCCTCCATCACCGAGGTCCGCACGTAGTACGCGACGGGGCCCTCCTCGGCGGCGCGCATGCGCTCCAGGTCGAGGGTGGTCAGGTGGTCCAGGCGCTCCAGGAGCCCGGTCTCCAGGTCGTCCTTGGAGCGGAAGTGGTAGAGCAGGCCGCCCTTCGACACGCCGGCGGCCTTCGCCGTGGCCTCGAGCGTCGCGGCGCGTTCGCCGTCGTCGATGAGGATCGCCTCGAAGGCGTCGAGGACCTTCTCACGGGCGAGGGGAGGGCGGGGCATCGGTCATCCTCTGAGCGGGATCGGGAGGGCTGCATCTGTTACTATACCAGCCGGACGGTTTAGTAACGAGCGGTCCACAGGAAGGAAAGGTGTTCCATGACCCGTACTGCGTCGATCCCGACGACAGAGACGGAAGCTCCCCGCGTCGGGGCTCGGGGGTGGGCGGCGCTCGTCGTCCTCATGCTCCCGGTGCTGCTGGTGTCGGTGGACAACACGGTGCTGAGCTTCGCGCTGCCCGAGATCTCGATCTCGCTCGCGCCGAGCGGGGCCGAGCAGCTGTGGATCATCGACGTCTATCCGCTCGTGCTCGCCGGACTCCTGGTGACCATGGGGACGCTGGGCGACCGCTTCGGGCGCCGCCGCCTGCTCCTCATCGGAGCCACGGGGTTCGCCGTGGTCTCCGCTCTGGCCGCCTTCGCGCCGACCGCGGGCCTTCTCATCGCGGCGCGCGCCCTGCTCGGCTTCTTCGGCGCCATGCTCATGCCCTCGACTCTCTCGCTGCTGCGGTCGATCTTCCAGAACCGCGACCAGCGCCGCATGGCCATCGCGGTCTGGGCGTCTGCGTTCTCCGCCGGATCCGCGCTCGGCCCCATCGTCGGCGGCTTCCTCCTCGAGCACTTCGCGTGGGGCTCGGTGTTCCTCATCGCCGTCCCCGTCCTCATCCCGCTGCTCATCGCCGCGCCGCTGCTCGTGCCGGAGAGCCGTGACCCGAATCCCGGCCGCATCGACCCGCTCAGCATCGTGCTCTCGATGGCCGCGATGATCCCGGTCGTCTACGCCATCAAGTCCTTCGCGGTCGACGGCCCGTCGCTGTACGCCGGGGGATGGGCGCTGCTCGGCCTCGTGATGGGGACGTTGTTCGTGCGCCGTCAGCTCCGTGCCGACACCCCGATGCTCGACATGGCCCTGTTCCGCCGCGGGTCGTTCTCGGGGGCGATCCTGGTGAACCTGCTCAGCGTCGTGGCCCTCGTCGGGTTCCTGTACTTCGTCTCGCAGCACCTGCAGCTCGTGCTGGGGCTCTCGCCGATGGTCGCGGGCCTCGCGCTCGTGCCGGGGATGGCGGCGATGATCGTCGCCGGACTCACGGTGGTGCCGATCTCGCGGCGGGTGCCGCCGCACGTGCTCATCCCGGCGGCGCTGGTGTTCTCCGTCGCGGGGTACCTCATCGTCGCCTTCACGACGCACGAGCACGGCGTGGCACCGCTCATCCTCGCCTTCGTCGTCCTCGGCATCGGCATCGGCGCGGCCGAGACCATCTCGAACGAGCTCATCCTCTCCAGCGCCCCCGCGGCGAAGGCCGGTGCCGCGAGCGCGGTGTCCGAGACGGCGTACGAGCTCGGTGCCGTGCTGGGGACCGCGATCCTGGGCGGCATCATCACCGCGTTCTACCGCGGCGCGCTGGTGCTGCCCGAGGGGCTTCCGGCCGAGGTGGCCCGCGCTGCGCAGGAGACGCTGGCCGGCGCGTACACCGCCGCCCACGAGCTCCCGGCCGCGCTCGGCGACGCCCTGTGGCAGGCAGCGGCCGACGCGTTCGGCTCCGGCGTCACCGTGACCTCGCTCATCGGCGCGGGCCTCGTCGTCGTCGCGGCGGTCATCGCGGCCGTCACACTGCGCAAGGCACCCACGCACTGACCACTACGCTGGGGGGACCGGCCCGTTCGACCCGCGGTCGCGCCGCGGCCGGTCCACCCCCGTGCAGTGCGCAAGGAGTCTCATGTCGCGTGTCGTGAAGCTGGCCGTCATCCCGGGTGACGGCATCGGTCCCGAGGTCATCGCCGAGGCGGAGAAGGTGCTCGACACCGTCACGGCCGACAGCGACGTGACGTTCGACAAGACCCGCTTCTCGCTCGGTGCCGGCCGGTACCTCGAGACGGGCGACACGCTCACGGACGACGACCTCGCCGCGATCGCCGCACACGACGCGATCCTCCTCGGCGCGGTCGGCGGGACGCCGGGCGACCCGCGGCTGAAGGACGCGAACATCGAGCGCGGGCTGCTGCTGA
This genomic stretch from Microbacterium sp. Nx66 harbors:
- a CDS encoding TetR/AcrR family transcriptional regulator — encoded protein: MPRPPLAREKVLDAFEAILIDDGERAATLEATAKAAGVSKGGLLYHFRSKDDLETGLLERLDHLTTLDLERMRAAEEGPVAYYVRTSVMEDDALDRALIATTRLAQGGSTAASDMLRDTRRRWAETIRPHVRDTASLDLVMLVSDGLYFNNSLDVHGPERLVPRSDELADLIALVLRATA
- the serA gene encoding phosphoglycerate dehydrogenase, whose amino-acid sequence is MPKPVVLIAEVLSPATIEALGPDFDVRHVDGTDREALFAALAESDAVLIRSATRIDEEALSHAPKLKVVARAGVGLDNVDIKAATAAGVMVVNAPTSNIVSAAELTVGHILSLARRIPAAHASLSAGQWKRSSFTGAELFEKTVGIVGLGRIGALVAARLAAFDMRVVAYDPYVTSARAQQLGVQLLSLDELVAEADFLTIHMPKTPETTGMIGAEQFAAMKPTAFVVNVARGGLIDEEALHEALVAGEIAGAGLDVFTSEPPAEGGSARALLDLPNVVVTPHLGASTEEAQEKAGVSVARSVRLALGGDLVPDAVNVAGGVIDPYVRPGISLVEKLGQIFAALATSPLTSLDVEVHGELNDYDVSVLKLAALKGVFTNIVSETVSYVNAPLLAEQRGIAVRLLKDDVSEEYRNVITLTGALSDGTQLSVSGTLTGPKQAEKLVGINDHALELPIEKHHVVMLYTDRPGIVAVYGQKFGEAGINIAGMQISRLAAGDQALSVLTLDSPVSEELLDDVRGAIDADLFRQIEITEV
- a CDS encoding MFS transporter → MTRTASIPTTETEAPRVGARGWAALVVLMLPVLLVSVDNTVLSFALPEISISLAPSGAEQLWIIDVYPLVLAGLLVTMGTLGDRFGRRRLLLIGATGFAVVSALAAFAPTAGLLIAARALLGFFGAMLMPSTLSLLRSIFQNRDQRRMAIAVWASAFSAGSALGPIVGGFLLEHFAWGSVFLIAVPVLIPLLIAAPLLVPESRDPNPGRIDPLSIVLSMAAMIPVVYAIKSFAVDGPSLYAGGWALLGLVMGTLFVRRQLRADTPMLDMALFRRGSFSGAILVNLLSVVALVGFLYFVSQHLQLVLGLSPMVAGLALVPGMAAMIVAGLTVVPISRRVPPHVLIPAALVFSVAGYLIVAFTTHEHGVAPLILAFVVLGIGIGAAETISNELILSSAPAAKAGAASAVSETAYELGAVLGTAILGGIITAFYRGALVLPEGLPAEVARAAQETLAGAYTAAHELPAALGDALWQAAADAFGSGVTVTSLIGAGLVVVAAVIAAVTLRKAPTH